In Vitis vinifera cultivar Pinot Noir 40024 chromosome 17, ASM3070453v1, one genomic interval encodes:
- the LOC100247572 gene encoding ATP-dependent Clp protease adapter protein CLPS1, chloroplastic, translating into METAICGRVPLSPNHFFTSKSGDKHSLSKQWTHRTMLMTVSAAAPGKGSGVLERPTIERIMPGRESEFDLRKSRKMSPPYRVLLHNDNYNKREYVVQVLMKVIPGMTLDNAVNIMQEAHHNGMSVVIICAQVDAEDHCMQLRGNGLLSSIEPASGGC; encoded by the exons ATGGAGACTGCCATTTGCGGTCGCGTTCCTCTTTCCCCCAATCACTTCTTCACCTCTAAATCTg GGGATAAGCATTCTCTTTCTAAACAATGGACGCACCGAACCATGTTAATGACGGTCTCTGCTGCAGCACCTGGAAAAGGAAGCGGGGTGTTGGAGAGGCCAACAATAGAGAGAATAATGCCAGGTCGGGAGTCAGAATTTGACCTGAG GAAATCAAGGAAAATGTCCCCACCTTATCGAGTACTGCTGCATAACGACAACTACAATAAGCGAGAGTATGTTGTTCAAGTGCTGATGAAGGTTATCCCTGGAATGACACTTGACAATGCGGTTAATATCATGCAAGAGGCACACCATAATGGCATGTCAGTGGTTATCATTTGTGCTCAAGTCGATGCAGAGGATCACTGCATGCAGCTGAGGGGAAATGGTCTTCTAAGTTCGATTGAGCCTGCAAGCGGTGGGTGTTAA